From the Nitrospira sp. genome, the window GCAATCCCATAGGTCAATTCGTGCGCATCGAGCCAACGCCCCAGGCTATCGAGCCGTTCACGCAAGTCTTTCACCGACCACGATTGCAACTGCTCGGGTTGATGCATGCGGGCCATCGACTTCATGGCGTCAAAGGTGCGGGGCGCCTCTCGGACGACCCTTCGCCACTCCCGCATGATCGTCCAGCCGGCACGAAGCAGCGCGCCCCCACCGAGGGTTTGCACTCGCGGCATGAAGGTCAGCGGCTCGCCCCCCATCTGTTCGGTCAAGAAGGCGGGATTGCCATGGAGTTGCGACACCAGGGTGTAGAACAGGGTGACATTCAGATAGGGACGGCCGTGCAACACTCGAACAGCAGTGAGCCCTTCCGGCACCGTGCACCCGAGCCGGCGGTACGGGCCGATGATGTAGGCTTCCATGAACCGCTCAAGGAATGAGAGCCCCAGCGGGCTTGGCAATTCCGGTAGGGTTTCCTTCAAGTTGGCGCGTGTCCACTCGCACTCATCATTGGTTAAGGTCTTCAGCGGTTGCACAGCCGTCATCGGCCGCGCCTGCACCACCCACACTCGTTCAGTATCCCAGGCCCATTCGAGATCGATTGGATGGCCAAAGGCTCGTTCGACCTGCTTTGAGAGTTGCGCCAGTTCATGGAGCTGCCCGTCCGACAGCGAGGACTGCATCTGTGCCGACTCGGGAATCGCCTCTGTCTCGATACCCTCTGAGGTGGTGACCAGTTTCCGCAGCTTCCTGGCTAGCTGACGCCGTCGTATTCGAATCGGTCGGCACAGTTCCTCATCCATCTCGACCATGTACTGGTCAGGCGAGACCTCACCGCCGACGAGGGCGGACGCAAGGCCGGGCACGGCATTGACGAACACCTGGGAGGTGCGTCCCGTGAGGGGATGAATCGAGTAGGCCACGCCCGCGGTTTCCGCATGAACCATGGGCTGAATCACGACGGCCATGGCAGGACATGGCGCTTCCTTTCCAACTCGCAACAGGTACCGCAGGACATGATCTTCCCACAGGGACGCCCAACAATCCCGGATCGCCTGCGACACGTCGTCGGACGACCGTCCGAGGAAGGTCGCATACAGTCCGGCCGCACTCGCCTGATCCGCATCCTCGTTGGTTGCCGATGACCGCACGGCCCACCGCGTGTCAACGGCAGGGCTCAGTTCAGCAAGCCAGGATTCCAACTCGGTTTGGAATCCCGGCGGCCAGGATACCGTCTCTAATTGCTGGTGCACGCGTGTTCTGGCCATTGCCCGCTGTTCCGCCGACGAGCGGAGCTGGGCCTGCCACTCGGCGAACCCATCGATTCCTGCGGCACTCAGACACTGTTGATAGAGCGCGGTGGTCACGCATAGTCCCCGAGGGACCGCGAATCCGGCCGCATGCAATTGTGCCAGGCCGGCTGCTTTCCCACCGATCAGGCGCAACTCAGCGCCGTGCTCCAGCGAAAGTAGCAATGGCTCCGTCATGGATCGAAATAGTAACTAGAGTGCGAGGAGGAGGTAAAGGTCGTTCACGTTGGTTCCGGTCGGCCCAGTTTCAATATGCCCGTGGAGTGCGTGAAAGAAGGGATAGGCGTCGTTTTCCTGAAGTGCTCGGGACAGATTCTGCTTCCTGCGCTGGGCGCGGGCCACGGTCTGGCCGTCTACCGCCGCGCCGGCCACCGCAGTCGGTCCGTCGGTTCCATCGGTCGCGAAACCGGCGACCCACATCTTGGGCAATCCAGCAATCTCTGCCGCTGCGGCCAGCGCAAACTCCTGCGCTCTTCCGCCCTTGCCTTCTCCGCGGATGGTCACGGTGGGCTCGCCCCCCGCGATCACGCAGCAAGGACGGCGCACCGGGCGCCCCTCTGCGGCGATCTCACGGGCGATCGCGCCAAAAAATTTGGCAAGCTCCCGCGCTTCACCGGTGACGGTGGTGCCCAGCACCAGCGTCGTCAATCCCTCCCGTTGTGCCACCTCCGCCACAGCGTCGACCGCCGCCCGATTGTCACCGATCAGAATATTCTCCACTCGACGAAACAGCGTTGCCCGTGGTTTAGGCGTCTCCGGAACGGCCTTCTTCAAGCCCAATTCCAAGTGGCGGCGCACCGACCGCGGAATACTGCGAGACACTCCATATCGCCCGACAATTTCCCACGCGTCGCGAAATGTGGTCGCATCAGGCGCTGTTGGTCCTGATCCGATAGTGCCCAGGTCATTTCCAATGACATCAGACAAGATCACACTGGCCACACGCGCCTTTGTGGCCGCGGCAAGTTGGCCGCCCTTGATGCAGGAGAGGTGCTTGCGCACTGCATTGATCTCCTGAATCGTCGCCCCGGATCGAAGCAGCAACTTGGTTGTCTGTTGTTTGTCCTTCAGACTGATGCCGTCGGCCGGTGCAGGCAGGAGGCTCGACGCACCGCCGGACAGCAGGACAATCAGCAGGTCGGCGGGAGTCAATGTCTGCACCAGCTGCATCAGCTGGCGGCCCGCACGAAGGCCGGCGGCATCCGGAATCGGATGCCCAGCTTCCACGATGCGAATCGTCTTCGTCTGGGCACCATGTCCATACTTGACGACCACGAGCCCACTATCAATCCGCTCGCCAAGCTGATGCTCCAGCGCCTGGGCCATTCGTGCCGATGCCTTCCCGGCACCGACGACCACAATTCGCTGTATTGGTGTGAGGGGATACTGGTGCGAGCCGATGGTGAGCTGATCACGGCGGATTCGAACCTGCCGGCACAGGGCCTCATAGGGATCGACCGCCTGCAGTCCCGCCCGAAAGAGCCGTGCGAGGAGGGCTTTGGCTCGTGAGTCCGGGACGCCGATGCGCATCATGTAAACTAGGGGAGCTTGTCTTGCTTGAAACAACGATTGGGACAGGTTTGCCGTGGCACCTTAACCTGATACGTCCCCTTTGGCAAGTAGTCCTTGGTGAACTCCGGGTTCAACATTTTCAACTCTAGAAAATAGGTCCCATACTCCTCGGCGATCGAGGTGAGCCGCCGTTGCGGTTCCTTGATCGTGACGGTCACAGTTTCCGTTTCGAGGGGCGGATACAGATCCTTCTTCGTCAACCCCAAATACTTTTCCGGTTGGGAATAGATCTCTTTTGCCGCGATGATACGCGCCACATAGCGCATGGTTTCGCGCGGGCCATGCATGCGCCAGTAGTCATTGACGTTCTGTTCCTTGATCAACTTGCGCACACGGTCTTCCCCGGCATTGTAGGAGGCCATGGCGAGAAACCAGTCGCCCTGGTAGAAATCCCGGAGGTAGCGGAGATACTTGATGGCGGCTTCGGTCGACATCTCAAGGTTGCGCCGCTCATCGAGCCAGCGCTCGTTATGCAATTTGTAGCGCCGGCCGGTCGAGTTGATGAACTGCCATGGGCCCGACGCCTTCGCGCGGGAATAGGCCGCTGCAATACATTTGCTTTCGACCAACAACATATATTTCAAATCATCGGGCAATCCCGCTTCCGCCAATTGTTTTTCGGCTGGTGCGAAACAGCGCCCGGTTCTCTTTGCCAAAATAATGCTTTCACCCTGATCTTCCAGAAACTGATAGAACTCATACTCAATCCGTTCCCGCACTTGCCAATTGTCCAGGGGAATTGATTGACCGGCGAAGGTCAACTTGTCCGGTAGCTTAAACGAGCTCAGAAAGAACCGCTCCCCTTCCCGCTTGATCTCCGGAAGAATGACCAGCCGGTCTTCCAGTTCGGGAGCGATCTCCGTGTCATTGATCGAGGGGGCCGCTGAGGGATCCGTCGCCGTGACAGGATGCTCATCATGCGGTTTCGACCCCGAAGGCGGGGCATTCTTAGAATCCCCAGACACTTCCGCAAACAAAGGCGCCAACCCTAGTACCAGGGTGACACCGACAATACCGGCCCGAAGTCCCCAATCATTATTCCGCATACGGAGATGATCCTTTCATCACACTGGAGCGATCATGCTATCAACAAGCCTGTCGGGGGACAAGGAACTCCTGGTTTTGCTACACTCCGTTTTGATGTCTACACTGCCGCTGCTGAATGACGACATTGTCTCGTGCACCCGCTGCTCACGATTAGTCACCTATCGCCAGACGGTCGCCAAGACCAAGCGACGCCAATACCGCGATTGGATTTATTGGGGAAAGCCCATTCCTGGGTTTGGTGATCCGAATGCCCAACTGTACATACTGGGCCTTGCACCTGCCGCACATGGTGGGAACCGAACAGGGCGTGTCTTCACGGGGGATCGGAGCGGAGATTGGCTCTATGAGGCATTGCATCGATACGGGTTCGCCAATCAGGCCACGTCTACGCATGCGGGGGACGGCTTGACACTCACGAACTGTTATATCGGCGCAACCGTACGATGCGCGCCGCCGGACAACAAACCGACCCCCGACGAGTTTACGGCCTGTCGACCATTTATCCTGAGGGAAATCCAGTTGTTGCCGGCTGTGCGCGTCGTCGTCGTCCTCGGCAAGATCGCCTTCGACCACTACTTCAAAGCAGCCCGTGATTTGGGACACCGACTACCGTCCCCACTGCCGAAATTTGGACACGGGACTATTTCCGACCTGCCTTGGGGTGTAACGCTGATCGGCTCCTATCATCCAAGCCAGCAAAACACCTTCACGGGCAAACTCACACGACCGATGTTCCACCGCATCTTCGCTCAGGCCAGACGGCGAGTGGGAGACGCTTCATCCGCCGGTTGACAGGCCGGCATCGCTCACTTCTTCTTCATGGCGTCCCAGTCGGCGAGAAATTTCTTCAAGCCGAGATCGGTCAGTGGGTGCTTCACGAGCTGCTGAAAGACGGTGTAGGGCATCGTACAGATGTGGCCTCCGATCAGCGCCGCTTCAACCACATGCTGCGGATGACGAACGCTTGCCACCAACACCTGTGTCTTGAAATCGTAATTCTTGTAGATGGTGACAATCTGTTGGATCAGGGCCATCCCATCTGAACTGACATCGTCCAAACGTCCGATGAAGGGCGAGACGCACCAGGCTCCAGCCTTGGCCGCCAACAGCGCTTGCGTCGGCGAAAAACACAAGGTCACATTGACGCGAATCCCCTCCGAGGCCAACTGCTTGGTTGCACGGAGGCCTTCGGGAATGAGTGGGACCTTCACCACGATGTTCTTGTGCACCTTCGCCAGATCTCTGCCTTCTTTCACCATGGCGTCGGATTCAATGGAAACCACTTCGGCACTGATCGGACCATCGACCATTTTGCAGATTTCAAGGAGCATTTCCTTGAAACTCCGCCCTTCCTTCGCCACGAGAGACGGATTGGTCGTGACCCCATCGATCAAACCAAGTTTGGCACCTTCCTCGATTTCCTTGACGTTTGCCGTATCGAGATACAGTTTCATACAAGAATCCTTTCGTCGAGCGCCCCCTATCTGTGAGGGCGGGGATTGTAGAAGTTATGTGCGGGCAAGGCAACGGGTCAACGTTTTTATCATAGACTCGTTTTGTAATAGAGAACAGAGACCGCTACACTTTTTCGCGGCAAGGTGATAGCCTGGCTCCAGCAACGCCATACTCAGAGAGGATTATGCACATGCGCGTGTCACGTGTAATCTCGTCGATCTTCCTCCTCCTCACTGCCTGCAGTCACAATCCCTATCTTGACGCCTCTTTGACACGGTATCAGGGGAAAGATCAGGTGTGGATCGAAAAGGAACTGGGTGCTCCTGATGCGAAAACCTCTCGCTTTTTTGGTGGAGAGAAGTGGATTTACAATCGTATTGCGGGAGGAAAGGCAGGCCCACCGCTGTTTAACTTTAAAGCCAACGAATGCCAGATGATTTTATTCTTTGACAAAGACAATACCGTTTCAGACTCCAGTTATTCCGGCTGCTAACCCGAGAGCTGCTTCTGAAACGCGGTCGCACAACTGCGGCTGCAAAAGAAATACGTTTGCCCGCCAATTGTTTCACTGACCGCATTTTCTCGCGGAACAAATACTCGACAAACAGGATCCTGCACCATCTGTTTACCGGATTCTTGGCCGGCCCTAGACTTGCTCATTCCAGTGTCCTGGCCGAAATTCCTGATTGCTCGTCTTACGAGATAGTAGAGAAGTGCCAAGAGTGCCGCGATGAGAACTAGTCTATACATTGTGGCACTCCAAAAAAGAACCACTAAATATCTGATGCTGCTGGTTCCACCTCGACAAGTTACTGGGTCCGAGCAATCCCTTAAGGGGCACCTATAGGCCCAAATGGCCCAGAGACGTTCGCGTCTGGGCAGGACCTTTTCCCCTAGGGAGCCAGTACTATAGATGGATGGTTTATCCTACAGAGCAATGTTATAAGCCACCCATGCATAAATGTGACAAATGCCGCGGAACAATGTTGCCGGAGCGGGCGGTTGACTTGAATGCTGGTTTGGCTATCACAGTCCTGGCGTGCCTGAACTGTGGCCGTCGAAAAGCAGCGGATTCAGAACCGAGACCGATCACGTCGCGACATTAGTCTGCGCACGACAATCTGACCTCAGAGCGCTCGCATGCGATGAGTAGAAGGCATCACATTGACGCCTTCTCAGGCCTAGCGTCCATCCTGGACCGCAGCTTCACACATTGCACGAAAAGCCTCCTCTCACCCGTTCCAGCCCGACTTGGAGCTACCTAACCGGTCTGCCCATGTGGGGACGTGCTTCACGTACGCCAATCCGGATGGTGCGTGACCGCGCTGAATAGGGCTGAGGCGGTTTCCATCTCCTTCTAGGGCGTCGGCCCACGCTACTTGAGACTCAAGACATCGAGCATATCGTAAAGACCTGGCGGCTGCTTGACGACCCAACGGGCCGCTCGCAACGCTCCCCGAGCAAATGTGTCCCGGCTACTTGCTCGGTGGGTCACCTCGATCCGTTCGCCCATCGTACCGAACATGACCGTATGATCACCGACGATGTCACCCGCGCGAATTGTCTGAATACCGATCTCGCCTTTCTGACGCTCACCGATCAGCCCCTTCCGCGCATACACCCCGACCTGAGCAAGATCTCGGTTGACCGCCCGAGCGAGGACTTCCGCCATTTTCAAAGCGGTCCCGCTAGGAGCATCTTTTTTGAGGCGATGGTGGGCTTCGATGACCTCAATGTCGTAGTCTTCCCCGAGCGTCTTAGCCATTTCAGCGATAACCTTGTAGATCACATTGACCCCAACGCTCATATTGGGTGAGAATACGCAGGGGATCTGCTTGCTCACACCGCGAAGCTCATCCAATTCAGTCGGAGAAAATCCCGTGGTTCCGACCACAATGCTCCGACGATGTTGCGCCACAATCCTCACGTGTCCGAGCGTGGCCGGTGGAGTGGTAAAATCCACCACCACTTCGCCCCGCTCCAATAGGCTGGACAAATCTTCCACGATCGGCACACCGGTGCGCCCACACCCAGCGACCTCACCGGAATCTTCGCCCAGCGCGTGATGCCCCTTGCCCTCCACTGCTCCGGCCAAGGTAAGAAACGCTGAATCTTTGACAAGGGACACGAGACGAGATCCCATGCGCCCAGCTGCCCCTGTAACCACAACCTTGATCATGACAATATCCTTTAATACCGGCTGGGCCGTCAGACCAAGCCGGCGGCCTTCATCACCTGCAAGAGCTTTTCGCGGTTTTCCTTCCCCATCGGGCAGAGCGGGAGCCGCATCTCGCAATCGATCTTACCCATCATATGAAGCGCTTCCTTCACAGGAATGGGATTGGTTTCATAGAACAGCGCAGTGAACAAGGGATAGAGTTGATAGTGCAGGGCACGGGCTTCGTCGACTCGACCGGCACGGAACGCATTGACCAACTGAGCCATCTTCGACGGCAACAGATTGGCCGTCACCGTAATAACGCCCTTGCCACCGACCGCCATCACGGGCAAGGTCAACGCATCATCTCCCGCCAACACCGTGAGCCGATCCCCGCAAAGCTGGATGATTTCCGATGCCTGCTGAACGTTACCGCTCCCTTCCTTCACCGCGACCACGGTCGGACAGGTCGTCAAGCGCGCGATGGTGCTCGGCAACATATTGACGCCGGTTCGGCCCGGAATGTTGTAGACAACCAGCGGGAGGTCGACCGCCTCCGCGACCGCTTTGTAGTGCAGATACAGCCCTTCCTGGGTGGGCTTGTTGTAATAGGGCGTAATGAGCAATGCTCCATCCACCCCTGCAGCCTTGGCATGCTTCGTCAAGGCAATCGCCTCGGCGGTACTATTGGATCCCGTCCCCGCGACAACCGGGACTCGTCGCCTGACGACCTCAACCGTACACGCCACCACACGATCATGCTCCGCATGGGTCAGCGTGGCCGACTCACCGGTGGTCCCGCATGGCACAATGCCGTGGGTACCACTGCTGATCTGCCATTCGATGAGGTCACCGAGGGCTCGCTCATCCAGCTTGCCGTTTTTGAACGGCGTAACGATGGCAACCAAAGACCCTGTAAACATTCAACGCTCCATCTGAAAACCAATAAAGATCGCCCTACGCGAGAAATTCCGGAATTTCTTCGCCTCGCACCAAATCCTCATAACTCTCACGCGAGCGAATGACATGGATTTGCCCCTCATGCACCAGCACCTCCGGCACACGCGGGCGCGAATTGTAGTTCGAGGACATGACAAAGCCATACGCCCCCGCGCTCATGACGGCCATAAGGTCCCCGGCGTTCAGGGCCGGCATGACACGATCTTTGGCGAGGAAATCGCCTGATTCACACACCGGGCCAACCACGTCCACGGTCTTTTTCTCTCCATGCGCCGCGGCTTCATACACCGGTCGGATATCGTGATACGCATCGTAGAGACTCGGACGAATGAGGTCATTCATTGCGGCATCGACGATCAAAAACCGTTTGGCTTCGCCATCCTTCGCATACAGGACTTTGGTGAGCAAGACGCCGGCGTTGCCGACGATCACGCGACCGGGCTCCATGATCAGGACGCACTTCAAATCCCGCACAAGCGGTGAAATCGCCTCGGCGAGGTCTTTCGGTTCCGGGGGCGTTTCATCGGAGTAGGTAATCCCCAGCCCACCGCCGATATTGATGTACCGGAGGGGGATTCCTTGCTCCGCCAGGGCTTGCACCAGCGCCAGCACCTTCTTCAGGGATTCGACAAATGGGGTCACCTGCGTCAGTTGCGAGCCGATATGCGCGTGCAGTCCCACGACCTTGATGTGGCTGAATGCGGCGGCGGCCTTGAATTCCTCGATCGCGCGATCGGCCGCAATACCGAATTTGCTCTTTTTCAGGCCGGTGGAGATATAGGGATGCGTCTTTGGATCAATGTCCGGATTGATGCGCAACGCCACCCGAGCCTTCACGCCCATGGAGGCGGCCACCTCGTTGATGGCCTGTAGCTCAGCCGACGATTCCACGTTGAACATCAGGATGTCGGCCTTCAACGCCTCGGCGATTTCTTCCGGCTTTTTCCCAACTCCAGCAAATACGATCTTGGTGGGGGGGACACCCGCCTTCAGGGCGCGGTACAGCTCTCCGCCAGAGACGATGTCCACGCCACTTCCCTCTTTGGCCATAAGACGCAGCACAGCCAAGTTTGAATTGGCCTTCATCGCAAATGCCACAATGTGCGGAATGTTTTTGAAGGCGCCGTCATAGACGCGAAAATGCCTCACCAGGGTGTGATGACTATAGATATAGCAGGGTGTCCCGACTTCCTTCGCGATGCGCGACAGCGGCACATCCTCACAGTACAATTCGCCTTCCCGATAGTGAAAATCATGCATGGTCGTGTTCCTTGATCAACAATTTCAATCCGCGTCTCTCCGCCCCCGACCGAAAACGAATCCGCAGAACCGAAGCCCGTGCGGTGGTTGATGATGAAGTGTTGCCGAGGCCTACCTCGTGCCCATCGTCCGCAGTGGAGGGGTCGGCAACGGGTCTGGATCCGGAGGGATGGGCACCTCTTCTATCGTCACGCCGCTGGGCGCATTCGGTCGCGACGCCGACCCGTACACATAGGTACCGGTGGCCAATAGGCCTTCCCGCCTCAACTGGCGCTCAACAATCGGCGCCACGCCGACATCTTCGGGAGGAATTGGAGAGCCCAATACCCCGCAGCCAGCCAATCCGAGCAGACCCCACATCGCGGCGGTAGGACAGCCGGGCAACAGAACGCGCCTCCCGCCGAACGACTTCATCCCTTCAGCGCCTTTTCAAGCTCCTTGATCCTCGCCTCCACGCGGCGCCGCGCCGTGCCACCGATTTGATTCTTCCGATCGATCGCGCCTCGGATAGTCAAACACTGCGCCACATCCCGGCCGAAGCGAGGCGAAAACTCCCGCAACTCCTTCAAGGTCAGTTGTTGCAGCGGGCGGTGTGCCTCCAATGAGAATCGCACAATCTGTCCGGTAATGGAATGGGCCTCCCGGAACGGCACGCCTTTTGTCACCAGGTAATCGGCCAGCTCTGTCGCTAACATGCCCCCGCCCTCAGCGGCCTCAGCCAGCACGGCGGTGTTCACGACGAGTCGTCGCATCAGTTCGGTGCAGAGCGCCAACGACTGTTCCGTCGTATCTACGGCGTCGAACAGTGCTTCCTTATCCTCTTGCAGGTCACGGTTGTAGCTGAGGGGCAGTCCCTTCAGCAGGGTC encodes:
- the lysA gene encoding diaminopimelate decarboxylase; translated protein: MHDFHYREGELYCEDVPLSRIAKEVGTPCYIYSHHTLVRHFRVYDGAFKNIPHIVAFAMKANSNLAVLRLMAKEGSGVDIVSGGELYRALKAGVPPTKIVFAGVGKKPEEIAEALKADILMFNVESSAELQAINEVAASMGVKARVALRINPDIDPKTHPYISTGLKKSKFGIAADRAIEEFKAAAAFSHIKVVGLHAHIGSQLTQVTPFVESLKKVLALVQALAEQGIPLRYINIGGGLGITYSDETPPEPKDLAEAISPLVRDLKCVLIMEPGRVIVGNAGVLLTKVLYAKDGEAKRFLIVDAAMNDLIRPSLYDAYHDIRPVYEAAAHGEKKTVDVVGPVCESGDFLAKDRVMPALNAGDLMAVMSAGAYGFVMSSNYNSRPRVPEVLVHEGQIHVIRSRESYEDLVRGEEIPEFLA
- a CDS encoding uracil-DNA glycosylase, with the protein product MSTLPLLNDDIVSCTRCSRLVTYRQTVAKTKRRQYRDWIYWGKPIPGFGDPNAQLYILGLAPAAHGGNRTGRVFTGDRSGDWLYEALHRYGFANQATSTHAGDGLTLTNCYIGATVRCAPPDNKPTPDEFTACRPFILREIQLLPAVRVVVVLGKIAFDHYFKAARDLGHRLPSPLPKFGHGTISDLPWGVTLIGSYHPSQQNTFTGKLTRPMFHRIFAQARRRVGDASSAG
- a CDS encoding lytic transglycosylase domain-containing protein yields the protein MRNNDWGLRAGIVGVTLVLGLAPLFAEVSGDSKNAPPSGSKPHDEHPVTATDPSAAPSINDTEIAPELEDRLVILPEIKREGERFFLSSFKLPDKLTFAGQSIPLDNWQVRERIEYEFYQFLEDQGESIILAKRTGRCFAPAEKQLAEAGLPDDLKYMLLVESKCIAAAYSRAKASGPWQFINSTGRRYKLHNERWLDERRNLEMSTEAAIKYLRYLRDFYQGDWFLAMASYNAGEDRVRKLIKEQNVNDYWRMHGPRETMRYVARIIAAKEIYSQPEKYLGLTKKDLYPPLETETVTVTIKEPQRRLTSIAEEYGTYFLELKMLNPEFTKDYLPKGTYQVKVPRQTCPNRCFKQDKLP
- the fsa gene encoding fructose-6-phosphate aldolase; the protein is MKLYLDTANVKEIEEGAKLGLIDGVTTNPSLVAKEGRSFKEMLLEICKMVDGPISAEVVSIESDAMVKEGRDLAKVHKNIVVKVPLIPEGLRATKQLASEGIRVNVTLCFSPTQALLAAKAGAWCVSPFIGRLDDVSSDGMALIQQIVTIYKNYDFKTQVLVASVRHPQHVVEAALIGGHICTMPYTVFQQLVKHPLTDLGLKKFLADWDAMKKK
- a CDS encoding glycerate kinase; its protein translation is MMRIGVPDSRAKALLARLFRAGLQAVDPYEALCRQVRIRRDQLTIGSHQYPLTPIQRIVVVGAGKASARMAQALEHQLGERIDSGLVVVKYGHGAQTKTIRIVEAGHPIPDAAGLRAGRQLMQLVQTLTPADLLIVLLSGGASSLLPAPADGISLKDKQQTTKLLLRSGATIQEINAVRKHLSCIKGGQLAAATKARVASVILSDVIGNDLGTIGSGPTAPDATTFRDAWEIVGRYGVSRSIPRSVRRHLELGLKKAVPETPKPRATLFRRVENILIGDNRAAVDAVAEVAQREGLTTLVLGTTVTGEARELAKFFGAIAREIAAEGRPVRRPCCVIAGGEPTVTIRGEGKGGRAQEFALAAAAEIAGLPKMWVAGFATDGTDGPTAVAGAAVDGQTVARAQRRKQNLSRALQENDAYPFFHALHGHIETGPTGTNVNDLYLLLAL
- the dapB gene encoding 4-hydroxy-tetrahydrodipicolinate reductase, yielding MIKVVVTGAAGRMGSRLVSLVKDSAFLTLAGAVEGKGHHALGEDSGEVAGCGRTGVPIVEDLSSLLERGEVVVDFTTPPATLGHVRIVAQHRRSIVVGTTGFSPTELDELRGVSKQIPCVFSPNMSVGVNVIYKVIAEMAKTLGEDYDIEVIEAHHRLKKDAPSGTALKMAEVLARAVNRDLAQVGVYARKGLIGERQKGEIGIQTIRAGDIVGDHTVMFGTMGERIEVTHRASSRDTFARGALRAARWVVKQPPGLYDMLDVLSLK
- a CDS encoding 4-hydroxy-tetrahydrodipicolinate synthase, producing the protein MFTGSLVAIVTPFKNGKLDERALGDLIEWQISSGTHGIVPCGTTGESATLTHAEHDRVVACTVEVVRRRVPVVAGTGSNSTAEAIALTKHAKAAGVDGALLITPYYNKPTQEGLYLHYKAVAEAVDLPLVVYNIPGRTGVNMLPSTIARLTTCPTVVAVKEGSGNVQQASEIIQLCGDRLTVLAGDDALTLPVMAVGGKGVITVTANLLPSKMAQLVNAFRAGRVDEARALHYQLYPLFTALFYETNPIPVKEALHMMGKIDCEMRLPLCPMGKENREKLLQVMKAAGLV